From the Thermoplasmata archaeon genome, the window AGAGGATCTCCTCACCGCGGGCCTTCATCTCCGTGACCAGATTGCTCAAGCGAACGGTCGGAGAGGATTCGATGGAGGTTACGCGCTTGGCAAAGCGGACCATGGGGCTCGGAAGGGGGCTTCGGTAGAAAAGGTTGACCGGTGGGCACGGATCTCCCGGTCCGTCGGGCCTCGTCCCGGGTTCGAATCCGTGCGGATTCGCATCCTATGGAGGAAACCGAATCTAAAGGACAACGTTGACCGATTCGGGCATCGGTGGCTGTCCCCGCACGAGGAGGACCGGACGGCCCTCCTCCCTTTCCCTTTTCCCGGGTCTGATTCAAATCCGGGGGGACCCGTTGTCTCGGCGAGATAGTACCAATGGCCCTCCAGATTGCCGCTCACTCGAGAAGAGGTATCAGCTGGCGCCTGAACGTTCCGAAGGGTCGCCCAGTTCACGTTGAGGGCTCGGTCGGACCACGCGCAATGTCGTGTAGAAGGAACATCGGCATGAAGCCTTTCAGCTCACTCGTCAGCCCGAGGAGGGACTGTCTCATGATGGTTACTTGGCTCCTTGAGACTGGCTTTTGTACACCCGGTGGGAGCAGACCTAAGATGACAACATCTCCTTCGAAGCGGAAGCTTCGGTGAGCAAGCCAGTCGCTGAGTTGGTCAAGGCCAATCTGCTATCGCTGCCTACTGCTTCGAGATTTCCTACTCGATTTTCGGGTCGCCTTTCGAATCATGGACTCTCCAGCCGGAGCGTCTACCCCCCCACAAACCCAGCCCGACCGCCACAGCGCCAACGAACCCCCAGAGCAACGAGGACCCGCAAATAGGGTTCTGAACCGCAAAGATGCCAGGCAAAGCAAGGACCAGCACGCTGTACAGGATGCACGTGCAACCTGTCACGACCCACCCTACCCACCAAGTGGACCCATACCACATCCAAGGCATCCATGACCACCCTTCGCTACGTGCCCGCCTCCGTGCGGACCTTTCCGAGGTTCCTGAGGGACCCGACCCTCGCGGAGACCGTCACCGCTCAACGTAGCCACGTCCCCGCCATAGCCCTTCCGGCCGACTCGGGGGACGAACGGGGGCGAGCGCGACCATTCCTCTATGAGTAAAGCGCCGTCGTGCGACGGCGGGGGGAGGTCCGGCCGGGTGGACCCCTCAGCCGGGGACCGACCGGGCCTCCCGCCTCCCGATCCCAACCGCCGCTCCGGTCGCGAAGAGGAACCCGACCAAGGCCGCACCGTTGAGGAGGGCACCCCATCGCCGGATCGGCTCGGCCGTGGCCAAGTCTCCGGCGATCCGCAATCCCAGTCCGACGTGCAGGAGGACGAGGTGCCCGTAGAACCACGCCCGGTACGGGAGGGGCAGTCCAAGCACCGCGGGGAAGATGATGGGGGCATGCGCGAAGATCATGGAGATCACGAACCCTAGGAAGACCGCATGGACCTCCGCGTCGTAGATCAGCGGGAAGGGGGCGAGACCCGACAGGGCCACGAACAGCCCGCCCAGACCGAGCCAGACGTAGCCGGGCAGGAGGGCCGCGGCGATGAACCGCCTCAGCGCCCGCTGGCGAATCTGGATTCTCGCGATGTCGAACCGAAGCAGCCATGCCGCGACACCGAGGAGCGCGAGTCCGGCGAGGATGCTCCCCGCACCGAGGTCCAATGCGCTCCAAGCGGCCCCGACCACGACCGCGTCGGCGAGGAGGAGGAAGGCCCCGTGCGCGCCCCACGGGAGGCGTAGCACGCGACTGAGCTCAAGCCGCTCCCCGGAGATGACCAGGACGAGGAACGCCATCCACCAGAGAATCACGGCATCCACGTCCAGGTTGGGATACGATACGAGCCAGAGGGCGTTCCCCACGACCCAGGCCGCGGCGCCGAGGAGCATCACGGCCGTCGACGGAGTCGCGTGTCGGTGGAGGACGTCCGCGAAGAGGACCGCGAGCACGGCGCTGCCGAGGACGATGAGGAGGGGACCGACCCAGTGGGGCACCGCGACCAGGACGAGAGCCCCCGCAGCGGTGAGGACCGGCGCGGCGACGCCCCATCGACGTCCGAGGGCCACTGCGCGCTCGACGGCAATCAGCGTCCCGACGAACCCCGAGACCATGAGCGGTCCGTGCGCGAGCCAGAACTCCGGAGTCAGGGAGGGCCACGGCCATCCCACGCGCACGAGGCCGGCCCAGATACCCAGCACGAGGGAGAGGAACGCGAGCGCCAGGAGAGGCATGGCGAGGCGGCGAAGGTCCATGGGACAGTCCTTCTCGTGGGATTGCGGCGGACGCAAAGAACCTTGCCCGTACAGGTTCGGGCCGCATCCCCATGGGAGGCGACCGATCTAGCGGTGCGCGAAGAAGGCACGGACTTCGGACCGGCTCACGTGATCGATCCGCGCGAACCCGACCCGCTCGAACTGGACCACGTCGTCCACCTTGAGGCCGGCCACCGCGGGCTCCCCGAGGCCTCGAGACTCAAGGCCCGTGGGCATGACGACGTGGGTCTCGACTCCGCCATGGGAGACCCACTGGATCTTCGGGATGTCCTTGTTCTCCAGGGAGACGAACGTCGCGCGGTGGTCCAGGACGACGTTGCAGAAGTCCTTGAGCCGCACCTCCTGCCCGCGGAACCGGTCGAAGTCCTCCCGGGCCACGTGAACCTTCGGGCCCACGGGGACCGTGCGGGTTCCGCGGCCGTGGAAGTCCGGATGGAGCGGCGGGTGGACGGCCTCCGTCGGCGGGAGGCCGTGGACCTCAATAACCACGGGCTCGGGGACGAAGAAGTAGCGGTTGGCATGCTCGTCGATCAGCTTGCGGTTCGCGGCGTACAGGGTCTCCGCGGCCACCTCGATGTCGGCCAGGCTCAGACCGAAGTCTAGGACGAACTCTCGGAGGGCCGCGGGCCGGATGCCGCGGCGCCGCAAGGACTGAAGGGACCAGGTGCGCGGGTCGTCGATCCCCGTGAGACGCCCCTCGGCGATCTCCCGTCGGTACCGGGACTTGGACAGCTCGAGGTCCTTGAAGCGCAGGATGCCGAAATGGACGAACACGGGCCGCCGTTCGATCCGGAAGAGGTCCCAGAGCCGCGTCTCCATCTCGTCCTCGATCACCAGGTCCTTCCCGCGGATCACATGGGTCACGCCGAGAAGGTGGTCGTCCACGGCCCAGGAGAACTCGAGCATGGGCCAGACGTGGTACCGCGTGCCGACGCGAGGGTGCTCGCGCAGGGAGACACGGAACAGGACGCGGTCCCGGAACGCGGGGTTCGGGTCCTGCATGCTCGTCTTGAGGCGCAGGACCGCCTCGCCCTCGTCGTATTCGCCGTCGAGCATGGCCTTCCAGATCGCGATCGTCTCGTCGGCATCCTGGTCGCGGTGCTCGCACGCCCTCCCGGCCTCCCGATTCCTCCGCAGGGTCTCCGCGTCGCACGTGCACGCATACGCGGCGCCCACTTCGAGGAGCTTCCCCGCCCACTCGTAGTGCAGGGGGATGCGGTCGCTCTTGTACAGCACCTCGTCGTACGTGACCCCGGCCCAGTCCAAGCCCTCCTTGACCTGGTCGTACGCCTCCGGGAGGACGGGCTTCTCCTCGGAGCCGATCGTGTCATCGAAGGCGAGGATGAGCCGACCGTGGTAGCGCTTCGCGTACGCGTCGTTCAACAGGAAGGCCCGCGCGTTGCCAATGTGCAGGGGACCGCTGGGGTATGGCGCCAGGCGGCACACCACGGCGCCGTCCACGGCGCCGGGGAGGGGCGGCAGCTCCTTGGGACCCGTCTCGCCCTTCGGTTTCTCGAGGAGCTCGGGCGCGAGCGCGGCGAGCGCGGCCTTCTGCGCCTCGGCGGACAGCGCGTTGACCTCCGCGACCACGCGCTCGACCTCGGCGGCGAGCTCCCTCGCCCGAGGGCGGAGGGCTGCGTCTTCCGCAAGGAGCTTACCCAGGACGGCTTTCGCCTCGGCCTTGCCGCCATGGAGGACCGCGTTCTGGAGCGCGTACTTTCGCGCGGACTCGGCGGGCACGCGAATGCGAACCGGGTGCGGCTATTTAGACTTCTGGCGGGAGGATTGGGATGGGCCGTGACGGGGATGCATGACCGTGAGGACGAATCTTTAAGCGACGCGCAGGGGCTTCGGGGCCGTGGGTTCCCGGAGGACGACCGTCGCCCTCCGCCGGCGTGCGGCGATTGCTCTTGCGGTGTGGGCCGTGGCCTTCAGCATGCTCGCCCTCGCTGCGGCAGTCCCCGAGGGACTCGAGGTCACCCTGACCGCGACGCCGACGAACGCGCTCGTCGACCAGACCGTCCTCTTCCACGCCACGGTCCACGACAACCACGAGGACGCGAGCGGCGCCCACCTGAGCTTCCGCTTCGCCTTCGGGGACGGCAGCGGTACGGACTGGCAACGGTCCTCGAACGCGACCCACGCGTACACGGCATCGGGCAACTACACCGCCTCGGTCCAGGTGCGGGACTCCGAGGACCACGTAGGCTCGGCGTCCGTGAGGGTCCACGTGCTCCCGCCGCCGCCTCGCGCGCCCGACCTCCGGCCCGCGATCGCCGACGTCGCCCCGGCCCACCCGGTCGAGGGCGACTCCGTGAACCTGACCGTGGTCCTCGTGAATCGCGGGACCGCGACCGCCGACTCGGCCACCGTGACCGCCACGGACCTCCGTCCCAACGGGACCGCGGCGTCGCTCGGACAACTCTCCCTCCCGTCGCCGTTGTCGCCCTCGGACGTGGTCGCCTTGGTCTTCGGTCCGTTCCGGGCCGCGGGCGCGGGCGACCACCTCCTCCAGATCCGCGTAGGTGACGTCCGCCCGCCCGAGACGTACCCCGGAGGCGGCATCCTCAACCTCACCATGAGCGTGGCGGCGTCCTCGAGCCCGCCTCCGCCACCAACGGGACCCCAGCTCCAGATCCTCGCGGGTCTCCTGGACCCCGCCCATCCCCAGGAAGGCGATACCGTCAGCCTGAGGGTGATCCTGTGGAACCGCGGGACGAGCGCCGCGGTGACGGCGAGCGTCGATGCACGCGATGTACGGCCCAACGGGAGCATGGCCGCCCTCGGCAGCGCTCCGTTGGCCGAATCCCTCCCGCCCGCGTCGGGGGTGACGCTCGCCCTCCCGGCGTTCGTGGCGTCGGGCGTGGGCAACCACACGATTCGACTTGCCGCGGCGAACGTGACGCCGCCGCAGCTCTCGGGCGGCGGCGGTGGGCTCGACGTGCCCATGCGGGTCACGAGCGCGAGCACGACGCCGCCTGGAGGACAGACGGCCCCGCCGCCCCTGGAGTTCGGCCCACTCGCGTTCGGCCTCGTGGGCGCCGGCATCGCGAGCGCCGCGGCCGCAGCCCTCCTGGTGTTGAGGCCCCGACCCTCCTTAGCGCTGGAGCCCCCGGGAGCGGCTCCGCCGGATCGAAGCCCGCCGCCCATCTGGCCGCCGTAGCCTGCGGGCCGGGCGAATGCGGGTAGGCTTTATGACCACGGAAGCCGCTCCAATGCCGGGGGTGCCAGGGTGTCCGCAGCCGGGGAGACCATCCGGAATCGCGATTCCCGTGCGGGCGCGTGGCCATCCTGGGTCCGCTCGCCCCTCTTGGTCTTGGCCCTGTTGTTCGCGATCGTGGGCATCGGATACCTTGCCGGATTCCCCCGCTGGATGGTCCCGGTCGGATGGTTCTACCTTGGAGTCGCGGCCCTCTTCGTCGTTGAGGCGTGGGCGTTGAGCGTCTCCCGGATCGACATCGGTCCCGACGTCCTCCGCATCCGGTATAACGGTCGCTCCCGCGCGATCCCGATGACGGACATCCTGACCAT encodes:
- a CDS encoding glutamate--tRNA ligase, giving the protein MPAESARKYALQNAVLHGGKAEAKAVLGKLLAEDAALRPRARELAAEVERVVAEVNALSAEAQKAALAALAPELLEKPKGETGPKELPPLPGAVDGAVVCRLAPYPSGPLHIGNARAFLLNDAYAKRYHGRLILAFDDTIGSEEKPVLPEAYDQVKEGLDWAGVTYDEVLYKSDRIPLHYEWAGKLLEVGAAYACTCDAETLRRNREAGRACEHRDQDADETIAIWKAMLDGEYDEGEAVLRLKTSMQDPNPAFRDRVLFRVSLREHPRVGTRYHVWPMLEFSWAVDDHLLGVTHVIRGKDLVIEDEMETRLWDLFRIERRPVFVHFGILRFKDLELSKSRYRREIAEGRLTGIDDPRTWSLQSLRRRGIRPAALREFVLDFGLSLADIEVAAETLYAANRKLIDEHANRYFFVPEPVVIEVHGLPPTEAVHPPLHPDFHGRGTRTVPVGPKVHVAREDFDRFRGQEVRLKDFCNVVLDHRATFVSLENKDIPKIQWVSHGGVETHVVMPTGLESRGLGEPAVAGLKVDDVVQFERVGFARIDHVSRSEVRAFFAHR
- a CDS encoding PKD domain-containing protein, with protein sequence MGSRRTTVALRRRAAIALAVWAVAFSMLALAAAVPEGLEVTLTATPTNALVDQTVLFHATVHDNHEDASGAHLSFRFAFGDGSGTDWQRSSNATHAYTASGNYTASVQVRDSEDHVGSASVRVHVLPPPPRAPDLRPAIADVAPAHPVEGDSVNLTVVLVNRGTATADSATVTATDLRPNGTAASLGQLSLPSPLSPSDVVALVFGPFRAAGAGDHLLQIRVGDVRPPETYPGGGILNLTMSVAASSSPPPPPTGPQLQILAGLLDPAHPQEGDTVSLRVILWNRGTSAAVTASVDARDVRPNGSMAALGSAPLAESLPPASGVTLALPAFVASGVGNHTIRLAAANVTPPQLSGGGGGLDVPMRVTSASTTPPGGQTAPPPLEFGPLAFGLVGAGIASAAAAALLVLRPRPSLALEPPGAAPPDRSPPPIWPP